A DNA window from Methanocorpusculum sp. contains the following coding sequences:
- a CDS encoding TetR/AcrR family transcriptional regulator, with protein sequence MPKMVPEYREEAKRRIVQAGLEAMYEKGYCKTTMDDIAGRLDVSKPALYRYFKNKEELVIESSKILQGQYRKVTNQDAPDRCPVRMRIETFDQMMSSNLNEHALLLEIFGITVREPVIRDFSVERMKNGIDAPARMIAEQQKEGLVSSEIDPRTLAIACVAMFNGMRIMMLLGVEREELRSRWIEIVRALFGVQTECPKGCAGCGMCSR encoded by the coding sequence ATGCCAAAGATGGTGCCGGAGTATCGGGAAGAGGCAAAAAGGAGGATCGTTCAGGCAGGGCTTGAGGCGATGTATGAGAAGGGTTACTGTAAAACCACGATGGATGATATCGCGGGCCGTCTTGATGTGAGTAAACCCGCTCTCTACCGGTATTTTAAAAATAAGGAGGAGCTTGTTATAGAGAGTTCGAAGATCCTTCAGGGACAATACCGCAAAGTCACCAATCAGGATGCACCTGATCGCTGCCCGGTCAGGATGCGGATCGAGACGTTTGATCAGATGATGTCGTCGAATCTGAATGAGCATGCTCTGCTTCTTGAGATCTTCGGGATCACTGTTCGTGAACCGGTTATCCGGGATTTTTCCGTTGAACGGATGAAAAACGGGATCGATGCTCCAGCACGGATGATTGCAGAGCAGCAGAAGGAGGGTCTTGTTTCGTCGGAGATTGATCCGCGTACGCTTGCCATTGCCTGCGTGGCGATGTTCAACGGGATGAGGATAATGATGCTTCTCGGTGTCGAGAGGGAGGAACTTCGTTCCCGGTGGATCGAGATCGTCAGAGCTCTTTTTGGGGTCCAAACAGAGTGCCCCAAGGGTTGTGCCGGATGCGGGATGTGCAGCAGGTAA